The sequence ataaaatcaaaaactggTTTAAATTATACTGCAATGTTTCAAGGTGCTACTGAATGTTATATAGGTGTAGATTGTACATTATCAGTTGTATCAATTGAATCTCAaacaaattcatttttaaatataccaATTTTAGATTCAGTTTTCCATGGTAAcatttctttaataaatgatcAATGTCAAATTGTATTTGATAAAGTTCATGGGTTAAAGTACTATTCATCAAATATTCCAAATGATTATAAAGATAAATCAGTTTATGTATAtgcaaaattaaaatcaaagacAAGTGATTCATATTCAGCTTCATTTACTGTACTATTATCGGATGGTACAGTTGTatatgaaattgatgaagcATTCAGTAAATCTTTAATtccaattaaagaattacttaaaattgaatatccaaatgatgaattattttcaattaatttacaacCAAAAGATTCTCCAATTCCAGCTCCTTCAACTTTCAAATCCCTAATTTATGAAAATGATCGTTTCAATGCTGAACCACCAATGGTAGAGAATCTCTTTCAATACATTTCaacaatattttataaaaatattataaatagatgtccagaaattaatattgatataattaaatctttaagtattgatgaaattatttcaaatttcagtaaaatttcaaaacatgaaagattatttaaatatgtttTTGAAACTATAAAAGAGAATGGTATTCTTAATAGTTTGGAAGAAAAAGATGATACTTACTTTGTATTTAATGAAGTACTTATCAAATCATCAAGagttatttcaaaattattattcccattagaaaatgataatgataatgaagatacacctcaattattatttcaaaatggTTTAATGGATAAAGTTTATAAATgcagatatttaaaaaataagaatcaAATGATTGCCCATATTATTAAACATTCAATTAAAgagattattaataataatattataattagaATTTTAGAATTTGGAGGAGGTACTGCATCATTATCAGTTGAAGTTATTGAAGAAATCGTTACATTACTTCAAGAGAATCCAAATTATCAAGTTGAAATCGAATATACATGGAGTGATATTTCGCCTGCATTCATAGTAGATACAAagaataaaatcaataaaatcattaaaggTGCTGGTATAACAAATGGATTAAATGTTATTTATCATCCATTAACAATTGATGAATCATTGGTAGAACTTCAATCAATCAAACCATCATATTATGATTTTGTTATAATGTCAAATGTTCTTCATGTtgttaaagatattaaacaAGCTGTAGAACAAATGTATCAATTGTTAATACCAAATGGTCAATTACTTTTTGTTGAACCCCCttataaatcaataatatgTGATAGTTTATTTGGTTCATTTGAACAATGGTGGGCATTCACTGATACTGATATTAGAAAAGATCATTGTTGTCTTTCTCAAGATGGTTGGtataaattattgaaatgGTCAAACTTTGAAAGTATTGAAATGTCAACTGAAAGTAAATTCATGGGATCAGTTATCCAAGCACAAAAACCATCATTTAcatcattaataaatcaacaaccaaagtatgataatattattatttttggtaACAATTGTCCAAActttattgataatattaaaccattttcaaatttcaatGAGTTCATTCAAATTGAAACTATTCAAGAATTTGATCAACTAATTAacaaatcaacaattacaaatgattcaatcatttatttcataaaatcaattaatcagTTATCTTTGGATAATTATAAACAAGCAACTCTTGAATATATtgaaatcaatcaaaaacTATTACAAATTAATAGTTTATGTAAACATGTATTAATTGTTAATGATTCAAGAAAAACCAACTATTTAGCATCATCAATTGTTGGTGCTGCAAGATACTTTGATGAATTccaacaattgaaattacatACATTAGATTTTGATTATGATTCAAcccaaaattatttaatttcaaaaaataacaaaatggTTCAATTCATTAATAACTTGATAGACTCCAAAACAAATGTTCATAAAGAaatgattataattaataacaaaGTATATTATGAAATAGTtcaaaaagagaaaaatctaaaattaaaatacaatTCAGAATCTTTCGAACAACAAGATAATTTAATGTGttcattatcaccaaatttagaatatcaattacaatcaaaacaaattaaattaagaGATAATCAAGTTGAAGTTAAAACAATTGCAACTGGtatcaataataaagattACTTAGTTTATAGTGGTTTAGAAGGTAGTGTTAATTCAAATACACCACAATTTGGATATGAATTTTCAGGTATAATAACAAGAGTTGGTAATAATGTAAAAGATTATAAAGTTGGTGATAATGTATTTGGTTTATCAAATTCTTGTACATCATCCAATATTATTGTGAATCATGAaagaattcaaataaaaccTTCAAACATAAGTCATATTGAAGCAGCATCAATtccaattgattatttaacaTCATTTATGAGTTTATTCAATGTTGGttgtttaaatattgaagataatgaatcaattttaattcatttaggTAGTGATAGTTTTGGGTTATCaacatttgaaatattaaaatggaaaggttttaaatcaaatttattcgTTACAGTTAATTCGgatgaaattaaacaatatcttttaaataattatggTGATTTAATAACTGCAATTTATTCAAACACAGATAAAGGTTATGTAagtcaaattaaaaataaacttatTGAACAAGGCTCAAATGATAATGGAgtagatttaatattaaatacatTACCAAGTGATTTTATGGATTCAAATTTCCAATTGTTAGCAATTAATGGTAGAATTAtagatttatcaaatgatcatttaaaccaaagtgaatatatgaaaaatgtaaACTTTACTCTTAATCGTGGTTAtcataattttgatttaatgtcACAAAGAAATTCAAGAATCAATAGAAGTTTATTAACCATTTCAAAagcaattgaaaatggtgaattaaaattaattccaattaaagaattttcaaaCTCTGATATTAATGAtgcaattgaatttattattgaagAGAATagaattgataaaattgtaGTTAGTCATGATCATGAAGTTTATCAAGAACTCTATgctaaattttcaaatgaaaatgatttttcaatattaaaatcaaattatcaaattaattcaaataatttaggtaaaaatatattaattaccGGTCAATCAGGTATTATtttagaaatattaaaatggatcattaaatattcaaatattaacaCAATAGAAAATGTTATTATTCTTTCAAGATCATCATTAAAATGggaattagaattattaattaatcaaaccaaactatcaaataataatattaaattccaTTTCAAGagtgttgatgttggtgataGTGAACAAGTTGATAATGCAAtcaatgaaatattaaatgaaaatcaagaaattataaatattcattCAATATTCCATTTTGCATTTACCCAAATTGCATGTAAAGTTCAAGAAATCAATATGAAACATTTAGATATTTCACACGGAGCAAAAACAATGGGAGCAATTAATTTAcataatcaatcaattaaacgtaattggaaattaattaattttgtgaTTTCGTCATCAATTGCCTCTCTTGTTGGTTCAACAGATCAGTGTTCATATGTTTGTGCAAATGCATTATTagattcattttcaaaatatagaGTATCTCTTGGACTACCATCAACATCTATTAATCTTGGTGCAATTGAATCAACTGGTTTCGTTTCAAAGAATGAATCGATTTCAGTATTTTTAGATGGCAGTGGTATTATTCCAACACCAATCAATCAAGTTTTAGGCCTTTTAgatttacaaattcaaaaccctggtaaatttacaaattcaatGGTTGCTAAATTTAATCCATTaaacttttcaaataatgaacaaattaatcttttattaaaaatggattacattttcaatttacATTCTAATGGATATACTAAAGTAAAGGAGAGTGCTGGAAGTAAAAATGTTGAtgaattgtttattaaaaaaatatcagaTTTATTCTCAATTGATgaatctaaaataaataaggaTATTAGATTAATCGATTATGGCGCAGACTCATTAGTTATCgttcaattaaagaattggGTTGACCAAgaaattggatttaatttaattacaattcaacaacttcaaaataatacaattaatgtttcaattaaaataattttaaattttttgaaaaagataaataaataagaataaaaaagataaacaaataaaaataaaaaaaattaaaaaaatggtggtcaaaaaaaaaaaaaaaaaaaaaaaaaaatttaatcaaataataaaaaataataaaaaaaaaaaatttaaaaaaaaaaaataaatttaaaaaaatttaatcaaataataataaaaaaattttttattgtcactattttaaatttatttttttttttttttattaaaaaaatttattttttgaaaaccaattttttttttttttttttttttttaaaaataatgtgtACACCACACAACATAATAACTGtgcatttttttaaacctttttttttaaaaaaaaaaaataaacaaatttgtattaattttttttttatttttttattttaacaaaATACCACAATTTagaaaccaaaaaaaaaaagcaaagtggttgaaaattttttgtaACGAAAAATGTacacaaaatcaaataaaaataacagtttgatgtttttttatCCCCCAAATTTTACCCCCACCAATAAGTGTTTTATTGTAATAAAATAgatacattaaaaaaaaaaaaaaaattgcaatttaattaatgtatctatttttttaattaaaaaaaaaaataacatttaattttaataatattaataagtAAAATAACTAAATCCTtatgaataatttaaaaaatatagattTAATAGAGAAAGGTGTTGCAATTGTTGGTATTGGATTTAGAATTCCTTctggtaataatgaaaattcaatttgttcaccagatgatttatttaataatttaaagaatggTTTTGATGGTGTTAGTAGTACATCAGAAAGATGGAGTGACAATTACCACAAGTTGGGTGAGATTAGTAGTCCAAATGCAGgtttattaccattaaatGAATGGAAATCATTCGAtccattattttttggtaTTAATCCATCTGAAGCATCTTTAATCGATCCACAacaaagattattattaaaatgtacATGGGAAGCATTAGAAGATGCGTCAATTGATCCAATTTCAATTCGTGGTACAAATACTTCAGTTTTCATTGGTGCTTCAAATATAGATTATCAACATACAAATAAACACCAAGACtcagttttaaaaaatgcaATAGCACAATCCACCTGTGCAATTTCAAATAGAATATCATATTGTTTCGATTTTAATGgtccatcattatcaattgatactgcatgttcatcatcattaaatgcAGTTTCTCAAGGTTAtcattcaatattaaatggTACTTCTGATATCTcaattgttggtggtgtaaatttaatattaggTAAggattatattttaattgtatatattttaaattaaaaatacactcattaattaattttttatttaatttattttatcagaTGTTGAAATGACAAAGGCATATTCGTATTTAAGCATGTTAAGTAAAACACATGGTAAATGTAAAGCATTTGATGAAAGTGGTGATGGTTTTACACGTGGTGAATGTGTCGGTGttgtagttttaaaaaatttacaagATGCAATTAAAGATGGTAATAGAATTTATTGTGTAATTAATG comes from Dictyostelium discoideum AX4 chromosome 2 chromosome, whole genome shotgun sequence and encodes:
- the pks5 gene encoding beta-ketoacyl synthase family protein: MDMKLNDIENENFINQMKGVAIVGIGFRIPSGNSENSISSPDDLFNNLKNGFDGVSSTSERWSDNYHKLGEISSPNAGLLPLNEWKSFDPLFFGINPSDAHHIDPQQRLLLKCTWEALEDASIDPISIRGTNTSVFIGSSTIDYLHANKHPDLILKNAIGFSPSTLSNRISYCFDIHGPSLSIDTACSSSMNAVTQGYHSILNGTSNMSIVGGVNFVIDVETIKGFSYLNMLSKTHGKCKAFDESGDGFTRGECAGVVVLKKLDDAIRDGNRIYCIINGISSNIDGNGIADKANFYSPSKQSQFNNINLAFKSTNGKISVNDIQYIEAHGTGTKTGDPIETEAISMAFKNRDKSTPILIGSIKSNIGHCEAGSGVVSLIKCCLMFKYQCFLPNIHFKNPNPLIKFNEWNLKVVTSPIPFNRNNEKSVSMMINNFGVTGSNCCLLISEFKKQDYESYENNIGSINKNILVPFSANSPKSLDQYQSKIKNIINNQFNFIDFANNQIYSKSNYLYQRSVVIANNSNDLVNKILNKKHIQTKNPIISNMSFKGKNPITIFVFSGQGSQYPKMALELYNNEVIFKKSIDLIDSKLSKYYGYSVLEKLRSIGDDDTTSIHDPTIAQPAMCMFSVSLFELYKHWGVNPSFILGHSLGEIPTSYCSGMIDLDTFCYTVYQRSIAQTKTHGNGRMLSINISDEEFKSMYSQKYPQIEIACYNSPQSIVVAGNESILNEISKELKEKEIFTAMLGSLSSFHTSSQQCTKDSILQLNIESKKSKVPTFSTVTTNLFNESDPFNSQYVYDNIINPVKFTQTISNIYKHIESNQLDNDIVFIEIAPHPTLSFYIKQMVPSSLNESVSVYSALHKKKNDVEEFQQTISNLYCQNGYNINFKCQFNNKKSNQKINLPLYQWDDELYFAQTQVLEQHRKEGPPIDHLGLSNSYYSPFKNSYRTFIDIKNKPFQYLKGHMVKGKYYFPGCGYIDNIIQLYKNQDIFISFIEFKTPLILIEGINQCLQTNIQQTGKSEYRAQFHFKDQKSNEWIQSSNANFQLLDHTIEMPPKYNIEEIIKNKCTLARLTKNEIYTHIKSKTGLNYTAMFQGATECYIGVDCTLSVVSIESQTNSFLNIPILDSVFHGNISLINDQCQIVFDKVHGLKYYSSNIPNDYKDKSVYVYAKLKSKTSDSYSASFTVLLSDGTVVYEIDEAFSKSLIPIKELLKIEYPNDELFSINLQPKDSPIPAPSTFKSLIYENDRFNAEPPMVENLFQYISTIFYKNIINRCPEINIDIIKSLSIDEIISNFSKISKHERLFKYVFETIKENGILNSLEEKDDTYFVFNEVLIKSSRVISKLLFPLENDNDNEDTPQLLFQNGLMDKVYKCRYLKNKNQMIAHIIKHSIKEIINNNIIIRILEFGGGTASLSVEVIEEIVTLLQENPNYQVEIEYTWSDISPAFIVDTKNKINKIIKGAGITNGLNVIYHPLTIDESLVELQSIKPSYYDFVIMSNVLHVVKDIKQAVEQMYQLLIPNGQLLFVEPPYKSIICDSLFGSFEQWWAFTDTDIRKDHCCLSQDGWYKLLKWSNFESIEMSTESKFMGSVIQAQKPSFTSLINQQPKYDNIIIFGNNCPNFIDNIKPFSNFNEFIQIETIQEFDQLINKSTITNDSIIYFIKSINQLSLDNYKQATLEYIEINQKLLQINSLCKHVLIVNDSRKTNYLASSIVGAARYFDEFQQLKLHTLDFDYDSTQNYLISKNNKMVQFINNLIDSKTNVHKEMIIINNKVYYEIVQKEKNLKLKYNSESFEQQDNLMCSLSPNLEYQLQSKQIKLRDNQVEVKTIATGINNKDYLVYSGLEGSVNSNTPQFGYEFSGIITRVGNNVKDYKVGDNVFGLSNSCTSSNIIVNHERIQIKPSNISHIEAASIPIDYLTSFMSLFNVGCLNIEDNESILIHLGSDSFGLSTFEILKWKGFKSNLFVTVNSDEIKQYLLNNYGDLITAIYSNTDKGYVSQIKNKLIEQGSNDNGVDLILNTLPSDFMDSNFQLLAINGRIIDLSNDHLNQSEYMKNVNFTLNRGYHNFDLMSQRNSRINRSLLTISKAIENGELKLIPIKEFSNSDINDAIEFIIEENRIDKIVVSHDHEVYQELYAKFSNENDFSILKSNYQINSNNLGKNILITGQSGIILEILKWIIKYSNINTIENVIILSRSSLKWELELLINQTKLSNNNIKFHFKSVDVGDSEQVDNAINEILNENQEIINIHSIFHFAFTQIACKVQEINMKHLDISHGAKTMGAINLHNQSIKRNWKLINFVISSSIASLVGSTDQCSYVCANALLDSFSKYRVSLGLPSTSINLGAIESTGFVSKNESISVFLDGSGIIPTPINQVLGLLDLQIQNPGKFTNSMVAKFNPLNFSNNEQINLLLKMDYIFNLHSNGYTKVKESAGSKNVDELFIKKISDLFSIDESKINKDIRLIDYGADSLVIVQLKNWVDQEIGFNLITIQQLQNNTINVSIKIILNFLKKINK